In one window of Leptospira sp. WS92.C1 DNA:
- a CDS encoding IspD/TarI family cytidylyltransferase, whose translation MKSLFLSEKIYVLILAGGTGARMGSPVPKQFLEFQKEPLLVHALKRFQNWGKQKQIVLVSHLESISKTESICSPFLRNEDRIVEGGETRHSSMLRGLALLTIQSEDIILVHDAARPFVLSKELDDLCESVRKNGIATLASKTSETVLEEFQGQTAALLDREHIWFMKTPQGIRGDVLKKLLTFSGNSIPTDLCSWALEAGKTSSIVESHPFNLKITNPEDLELANFYFPKFQNLESTLNSKFQN comes from the coding sequence ATGAAGTCTCTGTTTCTCTCTGAGAAAATTTATGTTTTGATTTTGGCCGGAGGCACCGGTGCAAGGATGGGTTCGCCAGTTCCGAAACAATTTTTGGAATTTCAGAAAGAGCCCCTTCTCGTTCACGCTTTAAAACGATTTCAGAATTGGGGAAAACAAAAACAGATCGTTCTTGTTTCTCATTTGGAATCGATTTCAAAAACGGAATCGATTTGTTCTCCGTTTTTGAGAAACGAGGATAGAATCGTGGAAGGAGGGGAGACAAGACATTCTTCCATGCTTCGCGGTTTGGCTTTGCTTACGATTCAGAGCGAGGATATCATTTTAGTTCATGACGCGGCGAGGCCTTTTGTTCTCTCTAAAGAATTGGACGATCTTTGCGAAAGCGTTCGTAAGAATGGGATTGCGACTCTTGCTTCCAAAACTTCGGAAACGGTTTTGGAAGAGTTTCAAGGACAAACCGCCGCTCTTCTGGATCGGGAACATATTTGGTTTATGAAAACACCGCAGGGGATTCGAGGAGACGTTCTGAAAAAGCTGCTGACGTTCTCCGGAAATTCGATTCCGACGGATCTTTGTTCTTGGGCGTTGGAAGCCGGTAAAACATCCTCGATCGTCGAATCTCATCCTTTCAATTTAAAAATTACCAACCCGGAAGATTTGGAATTAGCGAACTTTTATTTTCCGAAGTTTCAAAATTTAGAATCTACTTTAAATTCTAAATTTCAAAATTAG
- a CDS encoding S8 family peptidase: MTKIKIICLAVFMFGFVYCSNRENPNETKGFVSNLISTLQIEQPQFLAGRFSTSSKNPKILGLDFPDRIPRKYIVVLDEGLPDSESFAKSTSIANEWKEVYQIEVEHIFQHVLNGMSIQATDEQVELLAKDERVQYIEADQMVFLHGDNQTLISTDPKGWGLDSIDQRTFSIFNNQYHYRNNASQTHAYVVDSGIKATLLQFGGRVSGGATFISDGRGTDDCSGHGTGVASIVGANPLFSGAETVGTTLPKLHPVRIFPCEGSATSSNTIKAFDWIFANHIKPAVANLSFGKMGGDVSAEKSALTKLINAGVTVVVSAGNDGLDGYGNSSYCSDYFPVNVPGVISVSSVDVDINRYFEANVGDCISLFAPGAYVSAATLSDGTYQAIGTSFAAPYVAGVVAMFLSENPQATPAQAKIRLRETATRNAVVGVPTTHSSNRFIYSLLDAPEGLADNGTYMPLNIKTINEQCRGANTVEWKRPLSGGTTFFYEVYTSPYKDFHANVTLHASYSSSSLNLTASVSVTVGEQKYIRVRARKQSMPFPTWSYYLTSDTPATYFNGCL, encoded by the coding sequence ATGACAAAAATAAAAATTATCTGTTTAGCTGTATTCATGTTCGGCTTTGTATATTGCTCCAACCGTGAAAACCCAAACGAAACAAAAGGTTTTGTTTCCAATCTAATATCGACCTTACAGATCGAACAACCACAGTTCCTGGCTGGCCGATTTTCAACCTCCTCCAAAAACCCGAAAATACTAGGCTTAGATTTTCCCGATCGGATTCCGAGAAAATACATCGTAGTGCTTGATGAGGGTCTTCCAGATAGCGAATCCTTTGCAAAATCCACTTCGATTGCAAATGAATGGAAAGAAGTCTATCAAATCGAAGTCGAACACATATTCCAGCATGTGTTAAATGGGATGTCGATCCAAGCCACTGACGAACAAGTCGAGTTGCTCGCAAAAGACGAACGAGTGCAATACATCGAAGCGGATCAAATGGTCTTCTTACATGGAGACAATCAAACATTAATCAGCACGGATCCCAAAGGCTGGGGATTAGATTCAATCGATCAAAGAACGTTTAGTATCTTTAACAACCAATATCACTATCGAAACAATGCAAGTCAGACTCACGCTTATGTCGTAGATTCTGGAATCAAAGCCACATTACTTCAGTTTGGAGGAAGGGTTTCCGGAGGAGCCACTTTTATCAGTGATGGGAGAGGAACGGATGATTGTAGCGGTCACGGAACAGGAGTCGCGTCCATCGTCGGTGCCAACCCACTCTTTTCCGGAGCGGAAACTGTGGGAACCACTCTACCGAAACTTCACCCGGTTCGAATCTTCCCTTGCGAAGGTAGTGCGACCAGCAGCAACACCATCAAAGCTTTTGATTGGATTTTTGCAAATCACATCAAACCTGCGGTTGCCAATTTGAGTTTTGGAAAAATGGGTGGTGATGTTTCGGCAGAAAAATCGGCTCTGACTAAATTGATCAACGCAGGAGTAACTGTCGTTGTCAGTGCGGGAAACGATGGATTGGATGGTTATGGAAATAGCTCGTATTGTTCGGATTATTTTCCAGTAAACGTTCCAGGGGTCATCAGTGTGTCCTCAGTAGACGTAGATATCAATCGATATTTTGAAGCCAACGTAGGAGATTGTATCAGCCTTTTTGCTCCAGGAGCGTATGTCTCGGCAGCAACTCTTAGTGATGGAACGTATCAAGCGATCGGCACCTCGTTCGCAGCCCCTTATGTGGCTGGGGTCGTTGCGATGTTTCTATCGGAAAATCCGCAGGCGACTCCGGCTCAAGCAAAAATACGCTTGCGAGAAACTGCTACTCGCAATGCCGTTGTGGGGGTTCCTACCACACATTCTTCCAACCGATTCATTTATTCGTTGTTAGATGCTCCCGAAGGTCTGGCAGATAACGGAACCTACATGCCTTTGAATATCAAAACGATCAACGAGCAGTGCAGAGGTGCAAACACGGTCGAATGGAAGCGGCCTCTATCTGGAGGAACTACCTTTTTCTATGAAGTCTATACATCGCCGTACAAAGATTTTCATGCAAACGTAACTCTTCATGCATCGTATTCAAGCTCTTCTCTCAATCTTACAGCATCGGTCTCGGTAACCGTAGGGGAGCAAAAATACATACGAGTTCGTGCACGAAAACAATCAATGCCATTCCCAACTTGGAGCTACTATCTGACCTCAGACACTCCAGCCACCTATTTCAACGGATGTTTGTAG
- a CDS encoding S8 family peptidase, which yields MTKIKIICLAVFMFGFVYCSSNENPNGQKGFISNVLSTLQIEQPQFLTGRLFSSIKNPKVLGLDFPDRIPGKYIVVLDEGLPNSESFAKSTSIAAEWKEAYQIEVQHIFQHVLNGMSIQATDEQVELLAQDERVQYIEAELTMKLSGDDHTLISADPQGWALDTIDQRTFNTLNNQYHYRSNASQVHVYVMDTGIKASLARFGGRVSGGASFIDDSRGTDDCNGHGTAVASVIGGNPLSTGAETVGTTRPLLHPVRILNCSGIAIPESTIIQGFDWIFANHIKPAVVNMSFGGQHSNSKKTALTNLINAGVIAVGASGNDAIDGYGNSFCSNHFPVSVPAVIGVSSVDINIDRYFDANVGDCIHVFAPGHNVDTANLAGGTEPRTGTSFAAPQVSGTAAMFLAQNPQATQAQTKKRIVDTATRFVVGGVPATHHSNRLLYSLLDAPEGLASNGTYMPLSITVINEQCRGANTVEWTRPLSGGTSFTYEVATSPYKDFHANVTIHGTYGSSSSTVTAAVSVTMGQQKYIRVRARQQLMPFPTWSHPIYSETPATYFNGCL from the coding sequence ATGACAAAAATAAAAATCATCTGTTTAGCCGTATTCATGTTCGGCTTTGTATACTGTTCTAGCAATGAAAACCCAAACGGACAAAAGGGTTTCATTTCCAATGTATTATCGACTTTGCAGATCGAACAACCACAGTTCCTGACTGGTCGACTTTTCTCCTCCATCAAAAATCCGAAAGTACTAGGCTTGGATTTTCCCGATCGGATTCCAGGAAAATACATCGTAGTGCTTGATGAGGGTCTTCCAAACAGCGAGTCCTTTGCAAAGTCCACTTCGATTGCTGCGGAATGGAAAGAAGCCTATCAGATTGAAGTCCAACATATCTTTCAGCATGTATTGAATGGAATGTCGATCCAAGCTACTGACGAACAAGTCGAGTTGCTCGCGCAAGACGAACGAGTTCAATATATCGAAGCGGAACTAACAATGAAACTTTCTGGGGACGACCACACTTTGATCAGCGCGGATCCACAGGGATGGGCGTTAGACACAATCGATCAAAGAACATTTAACACATTAAATAACCAATACCACTACAGAAGCAATGCAAGCCAGGTCCACGTTTATGTGATGGATACCGGAATCAAAGCCTCTTTAGCTCGTTTTGGAGGAAGGGTTTCCGGGGGAGCGTCTTTTATCGATGACAGCAGAGGAACCGACGATTGCAACGGCCATGGGACGGCAGTGGCGTCGGTCATCGGTGGAAATCCGCTTTCTACAGGAGCGGAAACTGTGGGAACAACCAGACCCTTGTTGCACCCGGTTCGAATTCTTAATTGTAGCGGAATCGCGATTCCGGAAAGCACGATCATCCAAGGATTCGATTGGATTTTTGCAAATCACATCAAACCAGCAGTTGTCAATATGAGTTTTGGGGGCCAACACTCAAACTCGAAAAAAACGGCTCTTACAAATCTAATCAACGCAGGGGTAATCGCAGTTGGTGCCTCCGGGAATGATGCAATTGATGGATATGGAAATAGCTTTTGTTCGAATCATTTTCCAGTCAGTGTGCCGGCAGTCATCGGCGTATCCTCCGTGGACATCAATATCGATCGATATTTCGATGCGAATGTAGGAGATTGTATCCACGTTTTCGCTCCGGGACACAATGTAGATACGGCAAATCTAGCGGGTGGAACCGAACCGCGAACTGGTACGTCTTTCGCAGCTCCGCAGGTATCCGGAACTGCCGCCATGTTTCTTGCACAAAACCCGCAAGCAACCCAAGCTCAAACCAAAAAACGCATCGTAGATACCGCAACTCGATTTGTAGTCGGAGGTGTTCCCGCTACACACCATTCCAACCGATTGCTTTATTCGTTGTTAGACGCTCCCGAAGGTTTGGCAAGTAACGGAACCTACATGCCTCTCAGTATCACTGTGATCAACGAGCAGTGTAGAGGTGCAAACACGGTGGAATGGACACGACCTTTATCCGGAGGAACCAGTTTTACCTACGAAGTCGCTACGTCACCATATAAGGATTTTCATGCAAACGTGACGATTCACGGCACCTATGGAAGCTCTTCTTCCACTGTAACGGCAGCGGTCTCGGTGACGATGGGACAGCAAAAATACATACGGGTTCGCGCACGACAACAACTCATGCCCTTCCCAACTTGGAGTCACCCTATCTATTCAGAAACTCCCGCTACCTATTTCAACGGATGTTTGTAA
- a CDS encoding S8 family serine peptidase: MTKIKIICLAVLMFGFAYCSNSEKNSNEQSFVSNVLSTLQIEQPQFLASRFSTSSIKNPKVLGLDLPDRIPGKYIVVFDEGLPDSESFAKSTSIANEWKEAYQIEVQHIFQHVLNGMSIQATDEQVELLAKDERVQYIEAEQTNKLHGDNHTLISADPQGWALDAIDDRTPGTLNNQYQYKNSADQVHVYVMDTGIKASISRLGGRVSGGVSFINDGRGTGDCNGHGTAVSSVIGGNALSEGAETVGTTLPLLHPVRILPCSGAVIADTTIIQGLDWVFANHVKPAILNMSFGGPHTNGKKTALTNVINAGVIAVGSPGNDGENGYGNSFCANHFPTDVPTIISVSSVDININRYPEASVGDCVSLFAPGHNVDAANIAGGTDSTRTGTSFAIPFVSGTAAMFLADNPQATPAQVKKRIVDTATRFVVGGVPTTHHSNRFLYSLLDAPEGLASNGTYMPHDIKTTNEQCRGANTVEWKRPLAGGTSFTYEVATSPYKDFHANVTIQGTYGSSSSTVTAAVSVTMGQQKYIRVRARQQLMPFPTWSHPIYSDTAATYFNGCL; encoded by the coding sequence ATGACAAAAATAAAAATTATCTGCTTAGCCGTATTGATGTTCGGCTTTGCATACTGTTCCAATAGTGAGAAGAATTCGAACGAACAAAGTTTCGTTTCCAATGTACTATCGACTTTACAGATCGAACAACCGCAGTTCCTGGCTAGCCGATTTTCCACCTCCTCCATCAAAAATCCGAAAGTACTAGGCTTGGATCTTCCCGATCGGATTCCGGGAAAATACATCGTAGTTTTTGATGAGGGTCTTCCAGATAGCGAATCCTTTGCAAAGTCCACTTCGATTGCAAATGAATGGAAAGAAGCCTATCAGATTGAAGTCCAACATATCTTTCAGCATGTATTGAATGGAATGTCGATCCAAGCCACTGACGAACAAGTCGAACTGCTCGCAAAAGACGAACGAGTGCAATACATCGAAGCCGAGCAGACAAACAAACTTCACGGGGACAATCATACACTGATCAGTGCGGATCCGCAAGGCTGGGCATTGGACGCAATCGATGACAGAACACCTGGCACTTTAAACAATCAATACCAGTATAAAAACAGCGCAGACCAGGTTCACGTTTATGTGATGGATACCGGAATCAAAGCTTCCATCTCTCGTTTAGGAGGGAGAGTTTCTGGGGGAGTATCCTTTATCAATGACGGAAGAGGAACCGGCGATTGTAACGGTCACGGAACAGCAGTCTCGTCGGTCATCGGTGGAAACGCACTTTCTGAAGGAGCGGAAACAGTTGGAACCACTCTACCATTACTCCACCCGGTGCGAATCCTTCCTTGTAGCGGTGCAGTGATTGCGGACACCACGATCATCCAAGGACTGGATTGGGTGTTTGCCAATCACGTCAAACCAGCGATTCTCAATATGAGTTTCGGAGGTCCGCATACAAATGGGAAAAAAACGGCTCTCACAAACGTAATCAACGCAGGAGTTATCGCAGTCGGTAGTCCTGGAAATGATGGAGAAAATGGTTATGGGAATAGCTTTTGTGCAAATCATTTTCCTACAGATGTTCCAACGATCATCAGTGTATCTTCCGTGGACATCAATATCAATCGATATCCCGAAGCAAGCGTCGGAGACTGTGTCAGCTTGTTTGCTCCTGGACACAATGTGGATGCGGCAAATATAGCTGGTGGAACCGATAGTACAAGGACAGGCACTTCCTTTGCGATTCCGTTTGTATCCGGGACCGCTGCGATGTTTCTTGCAGACAATCCACAAGCGACTCCGGCGCAGGTAAAAAAGCGCATCGTTGATACTGCAACCCGATTTGTAGTCGGAGGTGTTCCCACTACACACCATTCCAACCGATTCCTTTATTCGTTGTTAGACGCTCCCGAAGGTTTAGCAAGTAACGGAACTTACATGCCCCACGATATCAAAACAACCAACGAACAGTGCAGAGGTGCGAACACGGTAGAATGGAAGCGGCCTTTAGCCGGAGGAACCAGTTTTACCTACGAAGTCGCTACGTCACCGTACAAAGATTTTCATGCAAACGTGACGATTCAGGGCACCTATGGAAGCTCTTCTTCCACTGTAACAGCAGCGGTCTCAGTGACGATGGGACAACAAAAATACATACGAGTGCGTGCACGACAACAACTCATGCCATTCCCAACTTGGAGTCACCCTATCTATTCAGACACTGCAGCTACCTATTTCAACGGATGTTTGTAA
- a CDS encoding S8 family peptidase: MRKIKIICLAVCMFGFLYCSSGENQNEQKSFVSNLLSTLQVESPEFLTTRPSTSSIKNPKVQGLDLPSRIPGKYIVVFDEALPNSESFAKSTSIANEWKEAYQIEVQHIFQHVLNGMSIQATDEQIELLAKDERVQYIEAEQTNTLYGDNHTLISADPQGWALDAIDDRTPGTLNNQYDYKNNASQVHVYVMDTGIKASIARFGGRVSGGATFINDGRGTDDCNGHGTAVASVIGGNAPSSGAETVGTTLPLLHPVRILPCSGSATSDTTLLQGLDWIFANHVKPAVVNMSIGGPHTNSKKTALTNLINAGIIAVGGPGNEGDNGYGNNYCSSHFPVDVPTIISASSVDININRYPSASVGDCVSLFAPGHNVDAANLIGGTYPQTGTSFAIPFVSGTAAMFLADNPQATPAQVKKRIVQTATRFVVGGVPTLHPSNRFLYSLLDAPEGLVNYGTYMPLDITMINEQCRGANTVEWKRPLSGGTTFYYEVYKSPYKDFHANVTLHSSFASSSPNVTAAVAVTIGEQKYIRVRARQQVMPYALWSHYIYSETPATYFNGCL; encoded by the coding sequence ATGAGAAAAATAAAAATCATTTGTTTAGCCGTATGTATGTTCGGCTTTCTATACTGTTCCAGCGGTGAAAACCAAAACGAACAAAAAAGTTTTGTTTCCAATTTACTATCTACTTTGCAGGTAGAATCACCGGAATTTCTGACAACTCGACCTTCTACTTCCTCCATCAAAAATCCGAAAGTACAAGGTTTGGATCTCCCAAGCAGAATTCCCGGAAAATACATCGTAGTGTTTGACGAAGCTCTGCCAAACAGCGAGTCCTTTGCAAAGTCCACTTCGATTGCAAATGAATGGAAAGAAGCTTATCAAATCGAAGTCCAACATATATTCCAACACGTATTGAATGGAATGTCGATTCAAGCCACTGACGAACAGATCGAACTGCTCGCAAAAGACGAACGAGTGCAATACATCGAAGCCGAACAAACAAACACACTTTACGGGGACAACCATACACTGATCAGTGCGGATCCGCAAGGCTGGGCATTGGATGCAATCGATGACAGAACACCTGGCACTTTAAACAATCAATACGACTATAAAAACAACGCAAGCCAGGTTCACGTTTATGTAATGGATACCGGAATCAAAGCTTCAATAGCTCGTTTTGGAGGAAGAGTCTCTGGGGGAGCCACTTTTATCAATGACGGTAGAGGAACCGACGATTGTAACGGCCATGGAACAGCGGTAGCGTCCGTCATTGGTGGAAACGCACCTTCATCAGGAGCGGAAACCGTTGGAACCACTCTACCGTTACTCCACCCGGTTCGAATCCTTCCTTGTAGCGGAAGTGCGACTTCGGACACCACGCTTCTCCAAGGATTGGATTGGATTTTTGCGAATCACGTCAAACCTGCGGTCGTCAATATGAGTATTGGTGGTCCGCATACAAACTCGAAAAAAACGGCTCTCACAAACCTAATCAACGCAGGAATCATCGCAGTTGGCGGGCCGGGAAATGAGGGGGATAATGGTTATGGGAATAATTATTGTTCAAGTCATTTTCCGGTAGACGTTCCGACAATCATCAGCGCATCCTCCGTGGACATCAATATCAATCGATATCCCAGCGCTAGTGTCGGAGATTGTGTCAGCTTGTTTGCTCCGGGACACAATGTGGATGCGGCAAATCTAATAGGCGGAACCTATCCACAAACAGGCACTTCCTTCGCGATTCCGTTTGTATCCGGAACTGCCGCCATGTTTCTTGCGGACAATCCACAAGCGACTCCGGCACAAGTAAAAAAGCGAATCGTACAGACCGCAACCCGATTTGTAGTCGGAGGTGTTCCCACTCTACACCCTTCCAATCGATTCCTTTACTCGTTGTTAGATGCTCCCGAAGGTTTGGTAAATTATGGAACCTACATGCCTCTCGATATCACGATGATCAACGAGCAGTGCAGAGGAGCAAACACAGTCGAATGGAAGCGACCTTTATCCGGAGGAACTACCTTTTACTATGAAGTATATAAATCTCCCTATAAAGATTTTCATGCAAATGTAACTCTTCATAGCTCGTTTGCAAGTTCTTCACCAAATGTTACTGCAGCGGTCGCCGTAACCATAGGAGAGCAAAAATACATAAGGGTTCGTGCACGGCAACAAGTAATGCCATACGCACTTTGGAGTCACTATATATATTCAGAAACTCCCGCTACCTATTTCAACGGATGTTTGTAA
- a CDS encoding S8 family peptidase, which translates to MTKIKIICLAVFMFGFLYCSNGENQNEQKSFVSNLLSTLQIEQPAFLTSRLSISSIENPKVRGLDLPDRIPGKYIVVFDEALPNSESYAKSTSIAAEWKEAYQIEVQHVFQSVLNGMSIQATDEQIALLAKDERVQYIEADQTVFLHGENQTLITVQPRSWGLDIVDQRNLGLFDLDNLYHYRTNASLVHAYIVDSGIKATLPQFGGRVSGGVSFIDDGRGTDDCSGHGTGVASIVGANPISGETSTLGMTRPNLHPVRIFPCDPDAGSPSSRTIQAFEWIADNHIDPAVVNLSFGKMGSSTPAKKAALANLISLGITVVVSSGNDGTNGYGNNPYCSDYFPVNVPGVITVSSTDIAMNRVPLANVGDCIHIFAPGDQLQVLDHTGAIVTQGGTSFAAPHVTGVAAMFLAGNSQATPAQVKKRIQETATLYAVNGVSNTHNSDKFLYSPLDAPVNLASNGTYMPLEIQTINEHCRGLNTVEWKRPLVGGTTFNYEVYTSPYKDFHADVALHGTYGSSSPNVSVAVSVTMGQQKYIRVRARQQLMPFPTWSHYLTSDTPATYFNGCL; encoded by the coding sequence ATGACAAAAATAAAGATCATCTGTTTAGCCGTATTCATGTTCGGCTTTCTATACTGTTCCAACGGTGAAAACCAAAACGAACAAAAAAGTTTCGTTTCCAATCTACTATCGACCTTACAGATCGAACAACCAGCGTTCCTGACCAGTCGACTTTCCATCTCCTCCATTGAAAATCCGAAAGTGCGAGGTTTAGATCTACCCGATCGGATCCCGGGAAAATATATCGTAGTGTTTGACGAAGCCCTTCCAAACAGCGAGTCCTATGCAAAATCTACTTCGATTGCTGCGGAATGGAAAGAAGCCTATCAAATCGAAGTGCAACACGTATTTCAATCCGTGCTAAATGGAATGTCCATCCAGGCTACTGACGAACAAATTGCATTACTCGCAAAAGATGAACGAGTACAATATATCGAAGCCGATCAAACGGTCTTTCTTCACGGAGAAAATCAGACTTTAATCACCGTGCAGCCAAGGAGCTGGGGACTGGATATTGTGGACCAACGTAATTTGGGACTTTTCGACTTAGACAATTTGTATCATTATAGAACCAATGCAAGTCTGGTTCACGCTTATATCGTAGATTCTGGAATCAAAGCCACATTACCTCAGTTCGGAGGAAGAGTTTCCGGGGGAGTATCTTTTATCGATGACGGGAGAGGAACGGATGATTGTAGCGGTCACGGAACAGGGGTCGCATCGATTGTTGGCGCAAATCCAATTTCTGGCGAAACCTCAACGCTTGGAATGACGCGACCCAATTTACATCCTGTCCGAATTTTTCCTTGTGACCCAGATGCAGGATCTCCATCGAGTCGAACGATTCAAGCATTTGAATGGATTGCTGACAATCATATCGATCCCGCTGTAGTAAATTTGAGTTTTGGTAAAATGGGTAGCAGTACTCCGGCGAAAAAAGCGGCCCTGGCGAATTTGATTTCCTTAGGAATTACGGTGGTCGTAAGCTCAGGAAATGACGGAACGAATGGTTATGGAAATAATCCTTATTGTTCGGATTATTTTCCAGTAAACGTGCCGGGAGTTATAACCGTTTCATCGACAGACATAGCTATGAATAGAGTTCCCTTAGCAAACGTAGGAGATTGTATTCATATTTTCGCTCCGGGAGATCAGCTTCAGGTGCTCGATCATACAGGTGCGATTGTAACACAAGGTGGAACGTCTTTTGCAGCTCCTCACGTAACAGGTGTGGCCGCAATGTTTTTAGCGGGCAATTCACAAGCAACGCCGGCTCAAGTAAAAAAACGCATTCAAGAAACTGCAACTCTCTACGCTGTGAATGGCGTTTCCAATACACATAATTCGGATAAATTTTTATATTCGCCGTTAGACGCGCCCGTGAATTTGGCAAGCAATGGAACCTATATGCCTCTTGAAATTCAAACGATCAACGAGCATTGTAGGGGTTTGAATACTGTTGAGTGGAAACGACCTTTAGTCGGAGGAACTACCTTTAACTATGAAGTTTATACATCACCATACAAAGACTTTCATGCAGACGTAGCTCTTCATGGAACCTATGGAAGCTCCTCTCCCAATGTTTCCGTTGCGGTCTCAGTGACGATGGGACAGCAAAAATACATACGGGTTCGTGCACGCCAACAATTAATGCCATTTCCAACCTGGAGTCACTATCTGACTTCAGACACTCCAGCCACCTATTTCAACGGATGTTTGTAG
- a CDS encoding S8 family peptidase, producing the protein MTKIKIICLAVFMFGFVYCSNGENQNEQKSFVSNLLSTLRVEQPDSLVRRFYSTNLENPKILGLDLPDRVPGKYIVVFDEALPSSESFAKSTSIAAEWKEAYQIEVEHIFQHVLNGMSIQATDEQIKLLAKDERVQYIEADQMVFLHGDNQTLISADPDGWGLDSIDQRTHSTFNNQYHYRTNASQVHAYVVDSGIKATLLQFGGRVSGGVSFIDDGRGTDDCTGHGTGVASIVGANALFAGFSTVGTTLPKLHPVRIFPCEGSATSSNTIKAFDWIFANHIKPAVANLSFGKMGSGTSAKKSALTKLINAGVTVVVSAGNDGLDGYGNSSYCSDYFPVNVPGVISVSSVDVDINRYFEANVGDCISLFAPGEYVSAATLSDGTYQAIGTSFAAPYVAGTAAMFLAQNSQATPAQTKKRIVDTATRFVVGGVPATHHSNRFLYSLLDAPEGLASNGTYMPLSITVINEQCRGANTVEWTRPLSGGTSFTYEVATSPYKDFHANVTIHGTYGSSSSKMSIPVSVTIGQQKYIRVRARQQLMPFPTWSHPIYSDTPATYFNGCL; encoded by the coding sequence ATGACAAAAATAAAAATCATCTGTTTAGCCGTATTTATGTTCGGCTTTGTATATTGTTCCAACGGTGAAAACCAAAACGAACAAAAAAGTTTCGTTTCCAACCTATTGTCAACGTTACGAGTAGAACAACCCGATTCCTTAGTGCGTCGATTCTATTCCACCAATTTAGAAAACCCGAAAATTCTAGGCTTGGATCTTCCCGATCGGGTCCCGGGAAAATACATCGTAGTGTTTGATGAGGCTCTTCCAAGCAGTGAATCCTTTGCAAAGTCCACTTCGATTGCTGCGGAATGGAAAGAAGCCTATCAAATCGAAGTCGAACACATATTCCAACACGTGCTAAATGGGATGTCGATCCAAGCAACTGATGAGCAAATCAAATTGCTCGCAAAAGACGAACGAGTTCAATATATCGAGGCGGATCAAATGGTCTTCTTACATGGAGACAATCAAACTTTAATCAGCGCGGATCCAGATGGCTGGGGATTAGATTCAATCGATCAAAGAACGCATAGTACCTTTAACAATCAATATCACTACAGAACCAACGCAAGTCAGGTTCACGCTTATGTGGTAGATTCTGGAATCAAAGCTACATTACTTCAGTTTGGAGGAAGGGTTTCCGGAGGTGTTAGTTTTATCGATGACGGGAGAGGAACGGATGATTGTACCGGTCACGGAACAGGAGTCGCGTCCATCGTCGGCGCCAATGCACTTTTCGCAGGATTTAGCACAGTTGGAACCACTCTACCGAAACTTCACCCGGTTCGAATCTTCCCTTGCGAAGGTAGTGCGACCAGCAGCAACACCATCAAAGCTTTTGATTGGATTTTTGCAAATCACATCAAACCTGCGGTTGCCAATTTGAGTTTTGGAAAAATGGGTAGCGGTACGTCGGCAAAAAAATCGGCTCTGACTAAATTGATCAACGCAGGAGTCACTGTCGTTGTCAGTGCAGGAAACGATGGATTGGATGGTTATGGAAATAGCTCGTATTGTTCGGATTATTTTCCAGTAAACGTTCCAGGAGTAATCAGTGTGTCCTCAGTAGACGTAGATATCAATCGATATTTTGAAGCCAACGTAGGAGATTGTATCAGCCTTTTTGCTCCAGGCGAGTATGTCTCGGCAGCGACTCTTAGTGATGGGACGTATCAAGCGATCGGCACCTCGTTCGCAGCTCCTTATGTAGCTGGAACCGCTGCGATGTTCCTTGCGCAAAATTCACAAGCGACTCCGGCCCAAACCAAAAAGCGCATCGTTGACACTGCAACTCGATTTGTAGTCGGAGGTGTTCCCGCTACACACCATTCCAACCGATTCCTTTATTCGTTGTTAGACGCTCCCGAAGGTTTGGCAAGTAACGGAACCTACATGCCTCTTAGTATCACTGTGATCAACGAGCAGTGTAGAGGTGCAAACACGGTGGAATGGACACGACCTTTATCCGGAGGAACCAGTTTTACCTACGAAGTCGCTACGTCACCATATAAGGATTTTCATGCAAACGTGACGATTCACGGCACCTATGGAAGCTCTTCTTCCAAAATGTCTATACCGGTCTCGGTGACAATAGGACAGCAAAAATACATACGGGTTCGCGCACGACAACAACTCATGCCCTTCCCAACTTGGAGTCACCCTATCTATTCAGACACCCCCGCGACCTATTTCAACGGATGTTTGTAA